A segment of the Fibrobacter succinogenes subsp. succinogenes S85 genome:
AACTTAGAACACTCTCTATTCTCTTTAAGTAATTCTAAGTTCTAAGAGCGCAGCGGGCTAAGTTCTGCCAACTTAAAAACATCCATATAATACATTCTTGGAATGGACAAGGCTGTTTTACAGCTTTTTTCGTGTGATTTGTAAACTTTTATTGGTCTAAATTGGACTAAATAATTTATATTAATGGGTATGAATAAGAAAAAACTGCTTGCCCTTTTGGTATCCTCTGCATTCCTGTTTACAGCTTGCGATGAGGAAGATCTCCCGTCTGCCCCGAAAAAAGAAATTTCATCATCTTCTGTCGAAGAGGATGATTGCGATTCCGATGAATGCGAAGTGAAGTCCTCCTCTTCCAAGTCCGAAGACAAGAAGTCCTCGGATTCAAAAGATGACGACAAGAAGTCTTCGGACTCCAAGGATAATAAGTCTTCCGATTCTAAATCTGAATCGAACTCCTCTTCTTCCGCTAAGGATGAGGCTAAGTCCTCATCGAGTGCTGAGGCTCCGAAGTCTTCGTCTTCAGTTGACGTTCCTAAGGGTGCTCGCGCTGCAAAGCTTACGGATCTCGAAAAGAATGTTGAACTCAAGTTGTTTGACCAGACGGTTTACCTTTCTACGGGTAGCAAGCAGGGCCTTGTTGCTCTCCGCATCCAGGATGAATTGTGGCTTGTGACCTATACGGATTTTGCAAATGGCGAAGTGAAATTCGTCGATGGCAATGTTGGCAAGCAGTATGCTGAAACGGATGCCGTTAAAAAGATTTTGGAAAAACTCAAGGACAAGAACGGTTTCACGATTTCGTTCATTGTCGATGAGAACGGCGTCGTCAAGTATGCGGTCAATGGCTCGAAGGAATATAGCGAAGCTGTAAAGGCTAGCGTCGCCGTGGCGAAGGGCAAGGTTTCCAAGGCCGAAGACATTAAGGACAAAATTTACAAGTGTACCGATGGCGATACGACGAGAACGTTCACGTTCTTCGATAATTCGTATATCGTTGAAAATGGAGTTGGTGATAAAGTTGCCTACTGGATTGGCGGCCATTATGATATCCAACGTAGCACGTTGTTGATGCGTCCGGCATACTATAACAAGCCAGTTTATTCAATGTATGCTTATTCTGTCGGAACGGAAAATACCATTTCTATGTCTAATGGCGAAACGACAACGACGATGAACTGCAAGGTCGAAGCTAGCGAATACGAATACGAAAAGGCTAGTGATTTCGTCGGTGAATGGCAAGCTCAGAAAGATGGCGTTGAGTGGAAATTTACGCTCAAGGCCGATGGAACCTATGAACTTGTTGCATTCGAAGGCAACAACGTCAATAGTGCTGAATACAAGATAGGTTCCTGGGAAATTTATGGTTACCACTTGATGATGCACAATACGGGTTGCCAGCATCAGGACAAGTGTACGTCGAGCATCCATGGCCAGCTCCAGACGGGACCGATTGATAAAGCGACCAACAAGATTAGCGGTTTCTCTTTCATCCATAGTGACCCGGATACGCCGAAGATCCCGACCTCTTTCGATGCTCCGCAGTACGAGTAGTAGTTAGAACTTAGAACATTGCTCGTCTCTCTAAGCTCTGCTAACTAAGTTCTGCCAACTTGCATTTTATAGTGCATTTAAAAAAGTGCATCGCTTACGGGCGGTGCATTTTTTTATTTTCTAGCGCAGAGGATATTGAAATGAAACTTTATGTGGTACAGATGAAGATTTTGCCGGGCAATGTCTCGGCAAATATGCAAACGATGAAGGCCGCTTTTGACCGTGCTAAGGCTGCCGAAGTAGATTGCGTTGTGTTTCCACGATATGCACTTACTGGGCCTAGCAATAGGGCGCTCCCTGTAGACTGGGCCGAAATCCGCAAGTATGCGGGCAATATGCCGTTCTTCTTGTGTGGGGACGTGCTTGACGATACGCCGCTTTTGAATGTGGCGCATGTGACTCATGGTAGTGACTTTTATGTGGTCGGTCGCCGTGAAGTCGAAAACAAGGAACTTTCGCACTTGGCACAGGATTGTGCCATGCCTGTGGTTTGCCTCAATGGCGTCGGGACTGACAATACCGGAAAGAACATCTATGCGCTTTCGGGCGGTAGCCGCGTGTTTGACTGCGATGGAAAAATCGTTTTTGAAATGCCGCTTTTTAGCGAAGCCGAGGCAGTTATTGAATTTGTCGATGGCCAGGTGCAAGTCTACGCGGAATCCTCAAAGCCATACACAAACGAAATTGCAGAAATTCACGATGCGCTCGTGTTCATGATTCGCGAAAACTTGAAGATGTTCCATATCTCGCGCATGGTCATTGGAGCCAGTGGCGGTATTGATAGCGCTGTTTCTGCAGCCCTTTATGCCGAAGCGATTGGACCTGAGAATGTCTACCTCGTGAATATGCCGACGCGATTCAATTCGGATACGACGAAGAACGCAGCCCGTGACTTGGCCGAGAACTTGGGAACGCCATACATGGTTGCCCCGATTTCGGACATTATTGAATCTGTTTGCCACACGCTGGAACGTTGCTCCTTTGTGCGCAACGACACCGTGATGAAAATTGCAGGGATCAACCACGAGAACTTGCAGGCGAGGACGCGCTCGGCTTCAATCCTTTCGACGGTTGCATCTGTTGTCGGTGCGGGTGTCACTTGCAATGGCAACAAGAGTGAAGCGATGGTCGGTTACTGTACGCTTTACGGTGATACTTGCGGTGTGATGTGCGCTCTTGGCGAC
Coding sequences within it:
- the nadE gene encoding NAD(+) synthase encodes the protein MKLYVVQMKILPGNVSANMQTMKAAFDRAKAAEVDCVVFPRYALTGPSNRALPVDWAEIRKYAGNMPFFLCGDVLDDTPLLNVAHVTHGSDFYVVGRREVENKELSHLAQDCAMPVVCLNGVGTDNTGKNIYALSGGSRVFDCDGKIVFEMPLFSEAEAVIEFVDGQVQVYAESSKPYTNEIAEIHDALVFMIRENLKMFHISRMVIGASGGIDSAVSAALYAEAIGPENVYLVNMPTRFNSDTTKNAARDLAENLGTPYMVAPISDIIESVCHTLERCSFVRNDTVMKIAGINHENLQARTRSASILSTVASVVGAGVTCNGNKSEAMVGYCTLYGDTCGVMCALGDLWKTQVYELARYINRDKEIIPKASIDIPASAELSDAMNVDEGKGDPILYPYHDKLFAMWVEKCVSLEFTEKLLLEGTLGEMLGVDAAYFKAHLPTTEAALEDMRFWYRRFKGLALAKRIQFPPILSVSGHAFGGEYRESQISG